The nucleotide sequence ctcatttaaactaacatattcatcctgctgtaaccaggtttctgttaggcagaataaatcaatatgttgatcaattattatatcatttaccaacagggacttagaagagagagacctaatgtttaatagaccacatttaactgttttagtctgtggtgcagttgaaggtgctatattattttttctttttgaatttttatgcttaaatagatttttgctggttgttggtggtctgggagcaggcaccgtctctacggggatggggtaatgaggggatggcagggggagagaagctgcagagaggtgtgtaagactacaactctgcttcctggtcccaaccctggatagtcacggtttggaggatttaagaatacAAACATGTCGACTCGTATTTGGACATTATCACAGTTTTTTACATGTTACCTCTGTACAGGACCACAGTGGGGCTGAAATTCAACAATCAAATTGTGTTTTTGTGTAGAGTAACtataaatatcacattaaccattaacAGCTTAGGTATTCCAGTCATTCTCAACACGATGCACTGTTTTTCTCCATCACTGCCAAGAATACTTGAGTTCTTATTTCTTgcttccacccccccaccccttttAAAAACTAGCTGGAATGccgtcattcaaaaaaaaaaaagaaaaaaaaaaagaatcaaaattaatgcatttattgcaTTTATTCATAATGCAAACAGTGATAGTGAGCAGTTGGCAAACAGCTTAATAGTGCATTAAAGTGGCATTCTATTCCAGAACCATCTGGGCAATTCCACAGTTACTGCCTTTACCTTCAAAGAGGAAGCAAGCCTTTTGAAGTGACCAGGACTTAAAAAATACAGCCCCTGAGTGTTCCTATCTTGAGGAAGACATAATAGAGACAAGGTCTACTTGGTAGGGGGAATGAAACTTTGTTGGTGCTTCATACGAGTTGGTTGTACGCAATACTATGGATGTGACTGATCTTCCAAAAAAAGCAGCCATTCAGAAAACAGCCAGAAAATCTGTAAGCTGTATTGCAACTTTGTCTTAAAACTATACAGGGTTAACAACTCTTGATTCTAGGATATAAGGTTGCAAGTAACTGTCATTTTGCTGCTTCTTATGTTACAAATCAAAAGCATAAACTGAATGAATGCATAATTATGTGACTGACTTTACGTGACTGACATTACAGTATGCTACTCCATATTTAAAGttacaaaaacaaatttctgCTGTCAAAACAATGTACTTTGACTGGCAATTGCCATATTCTATAATTTGAGAGCGTAATAATAGGTTATGTTGGTATTTTTGATTTCAGGGCCAAAGCAGGTGTAGTGCTGGCATCCAATTTCTCACTTCAACTGAGATGTGAAATGTTCTTGttaacacaaaacaataatatgCTTATGCAGCGCTTATGCAGAGGATGAAAAATCAGTTCATGCAATAGATAGAAAATGAGCCCATTTTGATGAGagacaaacataaaaataaactTGCTTTGACATGGTATAGTTAACTTTCACCGCATCATTGTAACTGAAATGACTTTCTTTCTGCACAAATGAATATTTGCTCTTACAATTTCAAACACAATTCTTGCCAATTTCTAAAAAAATTGGCCTTTAAACTTCTACAACATAGAATTACCCATCTACAAACTTCTCAGACTTGTCTatatctggaaaatatggtaatcaaGGACCTCTACAGGGCCTTGCTGTGATAAATCAAACACATCAATGACATTTATTCTTATAGTGTTGGATTTTGAGATCTgttccagggttctagctaggataaaattttagcatagCGGTAATGTCAAGGGAGTGAAGCGACCGATTTGAGGGAGCGTAGCGAGTGAGGAGGGGCGATGGTGCGGAAGGGAGGTTTACCCCCATTCCGTGGTGcggagcttttgaaaatttaagctaaatattggccattctaggggtacccaaagtgGAAAATTGTACTTTTTACACTGTGTAGTCTTAATGGATAATTTTCCTACCTTTGCATCTTGGCAGTGTGTTACCTTCACAAAGGACCTTGTCAGAAGATATTTAAACTCAGACACAACCAGGAATagagattaaaaaaatgttttattgaaAGATACACAGAACACCATTTGATTTGTTGTTCAAACTCAAAGAAGACTGTACTGACTATAACGCCTTTTTTATACtatatgttttatgttttgtatgtgaTGGTGTCTATTTGGATGTTGGAGTCTGCAATAACGTTTGAtgatgtttgtcttcatctcaaagcaatttctgtctgctatcacATCACAAATTTATACTTTtgagaagttgactgtgtgtttgctctgtcctgctctgaaagcacttTTCACACTTCCAGGCTtatttacagtctgaggagcggcccctccctctcgctccattgatatggtaaacggtgCTGCAGCGAGAGAGCTGGCCACAGACTGATCCAATAACTTTCACAGCCAAGCtactggagcaatcctgatactcagacACTCTttatttgagcatgtgagattgtatcagaggccctccgtctgctcactttcagtgattgctgtgcgtaatggcgcagggcgcatttggagcaaaCAGCCAGGGAGCTATTCATTTCTCGTGATCAGTCACGTCCATTTCCTCACGATTCCTGCCGGCTTCCTCACCATCGGGCCCACTGGTTTTCTCCCGATACGGCTTGCCAGCTTGGTCACCATCAGATTCATTCAGAGTGGGACTGTCCGATTTCCTCTGCAAAACTGGTCTGAAATACGATGCGATACTACACGTGCCTTTGTCGTTGTTTCTACGCTGTTTCGATGCTGGCATGATGCCAGGGATAATATTGACACAGATCGTGCAGTAGCCAAGAAGACGGTGCGTTACAAGAAGAAAATCGGCATGCACTGACCTGAGTAGCTGATGCTTGGAGGAATAACCCACGCTtatgctgtattgaaaataagcgtaacggtccaaaattatggCGTAActggccgtaacgcaagtttgcgcaaGCTAGAACCCTGTGTTCTGAGGGGAAAATTGCATTTAGATTAAAAACATTTACTATATATATTTAAGCCCCAGTTATTTATCTTATTATTAGTTTAGTGGTAATGGGATTAATTTAGCATGTATAGTCTGTGATTTGGTTTTGCTTCTATTTACTTGTTTATTTTAACCTTGTGATGTTTCATTCTGTATTCAGATGTAAATTACCTGACAGAGGAGAAAGTATATGAGATCTTGGACATCTGTGGTGAGAAGAAGGATTACTCACCTCTGATCAGAGTCATAGGACGTGTGTTCTCCAGTGCTGACAGCCTGGTACAGAGCTTCCGGAGGTCAAAACGCCACACCAAGGAGGAGCTGAAGTCGCTCCAAGGTAAGGATGAAGACAAGGATGAGGATGAGAAGGAGGCAGCTGCATGCTCTGCAGTAGCTATGGAAGAGGACTCCCCTACGTCCTCTTCATCATCAAGGCTTTTAGAGGTCTCCTCTACAGAAAATGATGTTCAAAAGCTGGCACTGGATGAGGTATCAGTTGACATTGAAGCAGTACGGCGGGTGTATGAGCGCCTGCTGTCCAATGATAAAATAGAAGCTGCATTTCTCAATGCATTGGTCTACCTCTCACCCAACGTGGAGTGCGACCTAACATATCACAATGTGTATTCACGAGACCCAAACTATTTAAACCTATTTGTTATAGTGATGGAAAACAGCAACCTCCATAGCCCAGAGTACCTAGAGATTGCTCTGCCACAGTTCTGCAAGGCAATGAGCAAGCTGCCACTGGCAGCTCAGGCCAAGCTCGCCCACCTTTGGTCACACTACAACACTGAGCAGATTCGGCGCATGGTGGAAACCTTCCAGCAGCTCATTACATACAAGGTGATCAGTAATGAGTTCAATAGTCGCAATCTGGTAAATGATGCTGATGCTGTAGTTGGAGCCACAAAGTGCTTGAAGATTGTCTACTATGCAAATGTGATGGGGGGTGATTTGGACATGGAGCACAATGAGGAAGAGGATGAGGAGCCAATTCCAGAGTCCAGTGAACTCACCCTGCAggaactgctgggtgaagaacgcCGGAACAAGAAGGGCCCTCGAGTGGACCCTCTGGAAACAGAATTGGGGATTCACACCACTGATTGCAGGCGGCCACTCATTCCTTTTGAGGAGTTTGTCAATGAACCTCTGAATGAGGTGTTGGAGATGGACAAAGACTATACTTTCTTTAAGGTTGAAACTGAAAACAAGTTCTCTTTTATGACCTGTCCCTTCATCCTTAATGCAGTTACCAAGAACCTGGGTTTGTATTATGACAACCGCATCCGTATGTACAGTGAACGTCGCATTACTGTGCTCTATAGCTTGGTGCAGGGTCAACAACTCAACCCCTACCTAAGGCTTAAAGTGCGTCGAGACCACATCATTGATGATGCCCTGGTCAGGGTATGTTTCTTCCAATGACAGTTCTCTGCATATATTAATATTCCTTTTTTTATTTACTGAATATGCTTCCATTTTGACAAGTAGCAGTCAGTGATTTTCTTCTGTATCTCTGTAGCTGGAAATGATAGCAATGGAAAATCCTGCAGACTTGAAAAAGCAGCTGTATGTGGAGTTTGAAGGAGAACAAGGTGTTGATGAAGGAGGTGTTTCGAAAGAATTCTTTCAGCTGGTGGTGGAAGAGATCTTCAACCCAGATATtggtaagaaaaaaaatatttctacCAGGTTTAGCAAAATGTAAGAGAAGACACTATATAGAAATTTACAGAAAATACCACTTAAAACAGCAAAActacgggagtagagtgccatctagtgctcgcactctTTTTCCTTTGGACATTTGATGTTGATGTCCTCACAGACTGGTTTGATGTGCATTTCATACTGGCTGGTGTTATCCCAGGTGACTGTCTCCGCTCTGTCTTTGTGCTGCTTGTCGTTCAACCACAGTCTGGATTTCAGATGTTGCTGGACTGGAACAAGTGTCTTTAAGAAGCTGGTCAGTTTTTCACCTGTCTGTCTCCAGGCTTGACAGAAAGCAGTCAGTTTTCCTGTAGCGAGGCTGTGGCTGGTGGATCTGGCTGGGGTTGGAGATAAACAGAACACCAGTCTTCCCCGTACAGACTTTGACCTTTTACCTCAGACCAACAAGGCTCGGATAGGGTGGGGGTGAGCGAGAGAGAAAAGGATTAGTAGGTGGATAATGTTTTGTCCTGTGGGTGTTTgtgaaataaaactttttttatttCCTACAGCTCAGAGAATTCTGAATTCTCTTACACTCACAGATAACACACTGCAGTATGCTTATCTCCTACATAACTCAGAAACCCACAGGTCTCCTACAAAGGGCCCAAACTCATAGGCCCAAAATAGTCTTATTATAACCTAAATGCCTGTTGTCAACCGGTCAGTTTTAATTTCCACAACAAAAGAACAGCCTTGCTCACTGgtgctgtgttgttgacacaacaCCCACAGTTCGCCCCCTTCCAAAAAAGCTGCCGGGTACAACGCAGACCCCTACCTAACTGGTCTGTTTGGCTATCCGCCAGGCAGTCTAGGGAGCATCCCACTTGACACCAAATTGTGGAGGCAAAAATGATTTTAAGTCAAAgtgtctgaggctgtttgtggaaataaagtCAAGGAATTGGCAGATTAAAATAACAGGCTTTTAATTTGAGGCCTTGAAGAAACATGCAGAGTCAAACTCAGAACAGCAGGATTTTGAATGACTTTgaatatggggaggggtttttgaaatatgcaagggggcgctattgaggcattttctcTGTCCATGGGTGACGCCTGTATGACTTGTAAGAGGTtggcatgcttgacctgtgtatcagttttcatgatgatatgacaaaaattaaagccgtcaaaaggaagaatgtaatttcatggtgaagggATGATAGTCAGCACGCTGCCACATGGACGCCATTTGTCGTAACTTCACAgcgatcatcgcctacattcaccaacttgttctgcatgttttagaagtggaatgaagttgatggggtgaAATTTGTGACAccagtacctgttaaagtaaaaataggacatttcctgttaccaccggggggcgctatggcggaggtggggagttaatatatgcagatgttcagggcggagccttcatcgtgtccagcaagtttgaaggatctacgatgaagtatgtgggcgtgacagccgtttgaaGTGACATGGCGTGCTCCTAAAAGCtccccaaagtttgacgaaccctagcagccacaccttttgacctaccgaaattcttttgataacttttggtcaccATGGAGTCATGATATTGACCTaatttgaagatgattggatgaaatccctgggacgagtttgttcaaatgtaagtagtgaaaTTCGCCAAAAATGGCATAAATTGCCTCAAAAttcaaacttaaaatcaaaatggccgacttcctgttgacatttcaccatgacgttgagacttttttgtgtgtcctagtatggtaaatatgtgtaccgaatttcgtgaggctacgacgaaaaaacccctatgggagggttttttgaaaatttctagggggcgctattttgatTTCAAAttgtgcataataataataacaaataataaacagcgcaattacagtagggtcctcgtaggactttttcctacccgggccctaataaataataataaacagtgcaattacaacagggtcctcgtaggactttttcctactcgggccctaactaAGACTGCAAGtagtcatatatgggccctctTTCCGCGCgtccgcctacccaggccagcgcgTCCACTTGTGGCCAGATGCgggcatgtgcatacaggggcaaccactcgtcacacagttcaaatttgaagcaaatcacacaatgctttaaggagttatgacatgttgatggttcatccactagggggtgctcagtgtacaaacagaggggccaggtgtgttcagggaccAACGGTCATCACACATATTAAGTTTCTATTCATTGAGGTTATGCATGAaaaagttatgacatgttgatgggtcATTCAGTAGGGGGCGATCAGAGCACAAATAGAGGGGTCAGGTGTATACGGGACAGACAGtaatcacacagttcaagtttcaagcaaatcagtcaATGCACGAAGGAGTTATGAGAAGTTGATGgctcatccactagggggtgctcagtgcataaacagaggggccaggtgtgttaatgggttgaccctcattacacatgtgaagtttcaagtcaatgagGTAATGCATGGAGTTATAAGttaatggttcatccactagggggcgctcagaccACAGAGGGGTCAGTTGTCTTAAGGAGCCAACTGTCATCACACGTCATCACACGTGAAGTTTGAAGTCAGTCATGCAAACAGTtagctaaacagttactttaaccgttttggctcctccagacctgctccCTGCCTGCTCCCAGctctccacatgtctccagcagccagccctcctgtccctctgaccccccaccttcttccccctggtcatctccactGCACGCCGGAGTTTGTCCCTCCTCCAcccggactgtattcagcaccagcccacctcagctcacacctcagcccccccccctcccttccccctcactgtaactctgACTGAGGTCAGAGGCCATctcctgcagctgaagcagaggaaagcagcaggacctgatgggatctccccgaggctgctgagggccTGTGcaaatgagctctgtgaggtcctcagccacatattCAACAAGAGCCCCAGGCTGGGGGTGgggaccctgtggaagaccttctCTGTGGTTCCGGTTCCTACAACACCACACGCCAAGGAActagcccactacagaccagttgccctgacatcacacctcatgaagaccatggagcgatcGTCCTGTCTCatctccgcaccgtggtgagcgacatcctggacccactgcagttcacctacaggcccaacatcggggtagatgacgctgtcatctacctgctgcagcgagtgctcacccacctggagaccggcggaagcgctgtgagagtcatgttctttgatttctccataaccttcaacaccatcagaccagcgctgctgcgggggaagctggaggatgcaggtgtggatggacatcttgcCTCCTGGACcattgactacctcactgacctccCGCAGTACCTGCGGCTgtgtggctgtcagtctgaggtggtaaggtgcaggaCTGGGGCCCCCAGGGCATCGTCCTCTCGCCTTTTCatttcaccctttacacctcggacttcacctacaacatggaCAGTTGCCATCTCcataagttctctgatgactccgccattgtgggtcgtgtgtctgaggggaacgagctggagtaccggtcagtcatcacagactttgtggactggtgtgagcgcaaccacttgtctcaacaccagtaatacGAAGGAGAGGGTGATCGACttaaggaggaaaccaccacctcacccaccggtgaacatccaggggaggACAtagaaactgtggacagtttcaaatacctgggtgttcacctcaacagcaaattggactggactcacaacactgatgcTTTGTACAAGAAaagccagagtcgcctccacctcatgaggagactgagatcctttggagtgagcaggcctctgcttaaaaccttctatgactctattgttgcctctgctctcctctatgctgtcgtttgttgggccctgggcagctcagagcgggagagaaagagactgaataagctggtcaggaagtccagctctgtcctgggttgTCCtatggactctctggaggaggtggctgagaggagggtgttaaccaagttcaaatccatcatggacaactcctctcaccctctgcaccggactgcagtggagctgagcagctccttcactgccagactgaggcacccttagTGCAAGAAGAAACGATACCGCAGGTTGTTCCTCCCTGCTCCTgttagactgtacaataacactgtgaaataaccacatgcaataatatgtccacaaatcacgtgcaatattaatatgtccacaaatcatgtgcaataacaactcgtttataaatcccagcactagtgtcaccttatcccatctaaattccacttcacatattgtaaataagatgctcctatttttttcaattccaatcatgtttatatatgcatatgtacttatatatgtacgtgtgtgtatagtacacacacgtacacacacatatgtatatgtatatatactcaacaaaaatataaacgcaacacttttggttttgctccaattttgtatgagatgaactcaaagatctaaaactttttccacatacacaatatcaccacttccctcaaatattggccacaaaccagtctaaatctgtgacagtgagcacttctcctttgctgagataatccatcccacctcacaggtgtgccatatcaagatgctgattagacaccatgattagtg is from Thalassophryne amazonica chromosome 1, fThaAma1.1, whole genome shotgun sequence and encodes:
- the LOC117513009 gene encoding ubiquitin-protein ligase E3A-like isoform X3 yields the protein MNSDEKEDCECAPPQAERRAAGGASRDYEEPEIENPEASRMKRAAAKHLIERYYHQLTEGCGSESCANSWCASFVGFTRMDNNAAAVKALELYKVNAKLCDPHPSKKGTTSAYLESSPHSNSTISNKKNNHKDVNSVRDNFKDVNYLTEEKVYEILDICGEKKDYSPLIRVIGRVFSSADSLVQSFRRSKRHTKEELKSLQGKDEDKDEDEKEAAACSAVAMEEDSPTSSSSSRLLEVSSTENDVQKLALDEVSVDIEAVRRVYERLLSNDKIEAAFLNALVYLSPNVECDLTYHNVYSRDPNYLNLFVIVMENSNLHSPEYLEIALPQFCKAMSKLPLAAQAKLAHLWSHYNTEQIRRMVETFQQLITYKVISNEFNSRNLVNDADAVVGATKCLKIVYYANVMGGDLDMEHNEEEDEEPIPESSELTLQELLGEERRNKKGPRVDPLETELGIHTTDCRRPLIPFEEFVNEPLNEVLEMDKDYTFFKVETENKFSFMTCPFILNAVTKNLGLYYDNRIRMYSERRITVLYSLVQGQQLNPYLRLKVRRDHIIDDALVRLEMIAMENPADLKKQLYVEFEGEQGVDEGGVSKEFFQLVVEEIFNPDIGMFTYDERTKLFWFNPSSFENEGQYTLIGIVLGLAIYNNCILDVHFPMVVYRKLMGKKGTFRDLADANPVLYQSLKELLEYEGSVEEDMMITFQISQTDLFGNLLMYDLRENGDKIPVTNDNRKEFVAQYAEYMLNKSVEKQFKAFRRGFHMVTNESPLKYLFRPEEIELLICGSRKLDFLALEETTEYDGGYNRESQIIKLPTSHTCFNVLLLPEYSSKEKLRERLLKAITYAKGFGML
- the LOC117513009 gene encoding ubiquitin-protein ligase E3A-like isoform X2, which gives rise to MTSQQSQPRDYEEPEIENPEASRMKRAAAKHLIERYYHQLTEGCGSESCANSWCASFVGFTRMDNNAAAVKALELYKVNAKLCDPHPSKKGTTSAYLESSPHSNSTISNKKNNHKDVNSVRDNFKDVNYLTEEKVYEILDICGEKKDYSPLIRVIGRVFSSADSLVQSFRRSKRHTKEELKSLQGKDEDKDEDEKEAAACSAVAMEEDSPTSSSSSRLLEVSSTENDVQKLALDEVSVDIEAVRRVYERLLSNDKIEAAFLNALVYLSPNVECDLTYHNVYSRDPNYLNLFVIVMENSNLHSPEYLEIALPQFCKAMSKLPLAAQAKLAHLWSHYNTEQIRRMVETFQQLITYKVISNEFNSRNLVNDADAVVGATKCLKIVYYANVMGGDLDMEHNEEEDEEPIPESSELTLQELLGEERRNKKGPRVDPLETELGIHTTDCRRPLIPFEEFVNEPLNEVLEMDKDYTFFKVETENKFSFMTCPFILNAVTKNLGLYYDNRIRMYSERRITVLYSLVQGQQLNPYLRLKVRRDHIIDDALVRLEMIAMENPADLKKQLYVEFEGEQGVDEGGVSKEFFQLVVEEIFNPDIGMFTYDERTKLFWFNPSSFENEGQYTLIGIVLGLAIYNNCILDVHFPMVVYRKLMGKKGTFRDLADANPVLYQSLKELLEYEGSVEEDMMITFQISQTDLFGNLLMYDLRENGDKIPVTNDNRKEFVAQYAEYMLNKSVEKQFKAFRRGFHMVTNESPLKYLFRPEEIELLICGSRKLDFLALEETTEYDGGYNRESQIIKEFWETLHSFGEEQKRLFLQFTTGTNRAPVGGLGKLKMIIAKNGPDTDRLPTSHTCFNVLLLPEYSSKEKLRERLLKAITYAKGFGML
- the LOC117513009 gene encoding ubiquitin-protein ligase E3A-like isoform X1, yielding MNSDEKEDCECAPPQAERRAAGGASRDYEEPEIENPEASRMKRAAAKHLIERYYHQLTEGCGSESCANSWCASFVGFTRMDNNAAAVKALELYKVNAKLCDPHPSKKGTTSAYLESSPHSNSTISNKKNNHKDVNSVRDNFKDVNYLTEEKVYEILDICGEKKDYSPLIRVIGRVFSSADSLVQSFRRSKRHTKEELKSLQGKDEDKDEDEKEAAACSAVAMEEDSPTSSSSSRLLEVSSTENDVQKLALDEVSVDIEAVRRVYERLLSNDKIEAAFLNALVYLSPNVECDLTYHNVYSRDPNYLNLFVIVMENSNLHSPEYLEIALPQFCKAMSKLPLAAQAKLAHLWSHYNTEQIRRMVETFQQLITYKVISNEFNSRNLVNDADAVVGATKCLKIVYYANVMGGDLDMEHNEEEDEEPIPESSELTLQELLGEERRNKKGPRVDPLETELGIHTTDCRRPLIPFEEFVNEPLNEVLEMDKDYTFFKVETENKFSFMTCPFILNAVTKNLGLYYDNRIRMYSERRITVLYSLVQGQQLNPYLRLKVRRDHIIDDALVRLEMIAMENPADLKKQLYVEFEGEQGVDEGGVSKEFFQLVVEEIFNPDIGMFTYDERTKLFWFNPSSFENEGQYTLIGIVLGLAIYNNCILDVHFPMVVYRKLMGKKGTFRDLADANPVLYQSLKELLEYEGSVEEDMMITFQISQTDLFGNLLMYDLRENGDKIPVTNDNRKEFVAQYAEYMLNKSVEKQFKAFRRGFHMVTNESPLKYLFRPEEIELLICGSRKLDFLALEETTEYDGGYNRESQIIKEFWETLHSFGEEQKRLFLQFTTGTNRAPVGGLGKLKMIIAKNGPDTDRLPTSHTCFNVLLLPEYSSKEKLRERLLKAITYAKGFGML